The segment CGAAGTCGCCAAGGCTCTTGAAGCAGGCAAGATTACTCCCTCTACAGCTGATTATCACAGAGCCATGTGCAGAATTGACGGCGGACTGGACAGATTCAGGGAGTTTGTAAAGGTGGCTCCTGAGATAGCAGGTGTTTCAGGACTTGATAAAAAGAAGCCTGAATCAAGCGCGGGTCTGAGTGATGAGGAAAAGGCGGTATGCCGTAATCTTGGCATATCAGAGGAAGATTACCTTAAAAACGTGGGGAGTAAAGGCTAATGGCAGCACTTACAACTGACAGGGATACACCATCAAAGGGAGCGCGGCTTGTCAGCCTGCCTGTTGCCGCGTCCGCCAAAATATACGCCGGTTCCATAGTGGCCGTGAACGCTTCAGGTTACGCGGTGCCTGGTTCGGCAACTGCTACGCTAAAGGTGGCTGGCCGGGCCAATGAGCTGGCGGATAATTCCGCAGGCGCGAACGGAGCCATAAGCGTTCTTGTAGGAAGGGACGAAGCATACCTTTGGGACAATGCCACAGCAGGCGACGCTGTTGTCCAGGCCAATATGTTCAGAAGCTGTTACGTGCTTGATGACAACACCGTTGCAGGAGTCGACGGCAGCGGAGCAAGGCCTGTGGCAGGAACTGTTGTGGGAATCGATTCTGCTGGCGTGTGGGTCAAGCCGCCTGTCATTTAATCAGGCCATTTAATGAGGAGGAAACATGCAACCAATAAACGCATTAAAATTAAAGTCGGTTTATACAGGCTTTAAAACCATATTCAACGATGCTTTTACAAAACAGGCCGATCCGAAATGGATGGACGTCGCCACCCTTGTTCGTTCTTCAACCGCTCAGGAAACATACGGCTGGATGGGATCTTCCACCAAGTTCCGTGAGTGGATTGGCGAAAGGGTTCTTCAGAACCTGTCGGTCTCTGACTATACGATCAAGAACAAGACCTTTGAAAATACAGTAACAGTGCCGAGGGAAGCAATGGAAGATGATGCCTATGGCGTTTTCAGCCCCATGATTTCCCAGCTTGGCATAGACGCGAAGAATCATCCTGATGAGCTTGTGTTCGCTCTGCTCGCGGGCGGGTTCACTGGCCTTTGTTATGACGGCAAGGCTTTTTTCGCTGCCGATCATCCGGTTAAGGACGCAAACGGCAAAAGCCAGAGCGTGTCGAATCTTGAAGCAGGATCTGGAACTCCGTGGATGCTCCTCGATGTTTCAGGAGCCGTAAAGCCCCTGATTTTCCAGAAGCGCAGGGATTATTCTTTTGTGGCCATGGACAAGATGGATGATGAGCAGGTTTTTACATCCAGCGCTTTCCGTTACGGAGTGGATTGCCGCGTTAACGCCGGATACGGACTCTGGCAGCTTGCCCATGCAGCCAAGGTGGATCTGAATACAGAGAATTACACCAAGGTCAGAGCAGCCATGACAGGAAGAAAGGGAGACGGAGGCAAGCCTTTGAATCTGAATCCAGGACTTCTTGTTGTTCCTCCTTCGCTTGAAAAAGCGGCACTCGATATTGTCAAGGCCGACAGGCTGGCAAACGGAGCGGACAATGTTTACACAGGTTCGGCAAGAGTAATGGTCTGTCCTTATCTGGCATAGTCATTGGTTGATGTCGGATTACGAGCAAAGAGCGCTCTAATCCGACCTACGCCACGGTTTTTATGGGGAGATTTAAATGCCTTACGCAACGCTTGCGGATATTCAGAAAAGATTTGGAGAGGATACTGTCCTGGCTGTCAGCGATAAAGACGGTGACGGGATTCCTGATAGCGATGTCATAGAGGCGGCAATCTCTGACGCTTCGGCTGTAATGGACGCGTATATCGCGGGCAGAACAGTTGCGGATATTCTTAAAACCCGGATTTGCTGTGACATCATCATGTATCAGATGGCCCATGATGCGGGATCTTATGTCGATGAGTACAGAAAAAGGTACGATGATTCCCTGAATCTTCTGAGGCATATCGGCAAAGGTGAAATCTCTTCTGCTTCAGAAATAGGCACTGCCTCATCTGGTGTGGAATTTTCATCAAGTCCGAGGATCTTTAAGAGGGGCTTATGAGCTTTCAAGTCACAATAGAAGGCGCTGACCTTGTCAGCTTGAGAATCGGCAGTCTCATAAGCAGCCTTCCTGGAGCTCAGAGGAAGCTTGTGTCAGCTGTGGCCGCAGAAGTCGAAACCCAGACCAGACGGCGCATAGAAAATGAAAAGACAGGGCCGGACGGTTCAAAATGGCCTGACTGGAGTCCGGCAACTGTGAAGCTTTACGCGAAGCTTGGCAAAGCCGGTCACATGCTTCACCAGGAAGGCAAGCTGCTTGATTCCATAAGGGCAAAGGCAATTTCAGATGAGCAGGCAGAGGTATCAGCAAACAGGGTATACGCGGCTATTCAGCAAGTGGGAGGTCTGGCTGGCAGAGGACATAAAGTGAGAATACCGGCAAGGCCATATTTGGGGATATCGGCAGAAAACGCGGCAGACATAGATGCTGTTGTGAGCGGTCTGGCTGCAAAAATTTTAGGAGAGGCGGGCCTTTAAATGCACGAATATCTTGAACTTGAAAAAGCGGCCATGGAAAAGCTCGCGGACATGAAAACAGCCGGAATCATAAAGACTCTTGCGCCTTATGCTGGTGAACTTGATGAGGCAGCTGCAAAGAATCTGACTGGAATGACGAATCTTGCGC is part of the Desulforegula conservatrix Mb1Pa genome and harbors:
- a CDS encoding phage virion morphogenesis protein yields the protein MSFQVTIEGADLVSLRIGSLISSLPGAQRKLVSAVAAEVETQTRRRIENEKTGPDGSKWPDWSPATVKLYAKLGKAGHMLHQEGKLLDSIRAKAISDEQAEVSANRVYAAIQQVGGLAGRGHKVRIPARPYLGISAENAADIDAVVSGLAAKILGEAGL
- a CDS encoding gp436 family protein; this translates as MPYATLADIQKRFGEDTVLAVSDKDGDGIPDSDVIEAAISDASAVMDAYIAGRTVADILKTRICCDIIMYQMAHDAGSYVDEYRKRYDDSLNLLRHIGKGEISSASEIGTASSGVEFSSSPRIFKRGL
- a CDS encoding Mu-like prophage major head subunit gpT family protein, with the protein product MQPINALKLKSVYTGFKTIFNDAFTKQADPKWMDVATLVRSSTAQETYGWMGSSTKFREWIGERVLQNLSVSDYTIKNKTFENTVTVPREAMEDDAYGVFSPMISQLGIDAKNHPDELVFALLAGGFTGLCYDGKAFFAADHPVKDANGKSQSVSNLEAGSGTPWMLLDVSGAVKPLIFQKRRDYSFVAMDKMDDEQVFTSSAFRYGVDCRVNAGYGLWQLAHAAKVDLNTENYTKVRAAMTGRKGDGGKPLNLNPGLLVVPPSLEKAALDIVKADRLANGADNVYTGSARVMVCPYLA